One window from the genome of Nostoc sp. PCC 7120 = FACHB-418 encodes:
- a CDS encoding HNH endonuclease domain-containing protein — protein MSSGSIIISTILKHDTKVTSYKIALLRAINDVVLSFPDLRKTNADVAVPLRVLAQFWIAYYWPFVKPSDPILQGQRAIVNGQLRNDILFRPQLEKLRCEWESGVSGIFSPSDGFYLINELRVPRKYQGYSKPLRQAYQVALTAISKAIEQPVKYAGLGHWSVFDKPLRYAEQSYQVVAVPGTKADDKCLIIKADLWQTFGDMSLWIEALCIHEWCLFTEKLQQKNHSKVHRGCIYELLTDRPDNRRPLTWERNNVDLLLMEGTEFVCPWTKKHISYGIRYDLDHLLPVSLYPINELWNLVPADPNFNSHTKRDRLPSQAKLQQAQPSLELAYRNYSTSSSLSLALQEDVAVRFATIFGDTACFPGVLSAAVVDLIDVFAESRNLARF, from the coding sequence ATGTCATCAGGCAGCATCATTATTAGCACAATTCTCAAACACGATACTAAAGTAACAAGCTACAAAATCGCCTTGTTACGTGCCATTAATGATGTCGTCCTCAGCTTCCCTGATTTGCGGAAAACGAACGCGGATGTAGCTGTGCCTTTACGGGTACTGGCTCAGTTTTGGATTGCTTATTACTGGCCTTTTGTCAAACCAAGTGACCCTATTTTGCAAGGACAACGAGCAATAGTTAATGGTCAATTGCGAAATGATATCTTGTTTCGCCCTCAACTAGAGAAATTACGCTGTGAATGGGAATCAGGTGTTAGTGGAATCTTCAGCCCTAGCGATGGCTTTTACCTCATCAACGAGCTGAGAGTACCGCGAAAATATCAAGGCTACTCAAAACCGTTACGTCAAGCCTATCAAGTTGCTCTCACAGCCATTAGTAAAGCAATTGAGCAGCCAGTTAAATATGCAGGGCTTGGTCACTGGAGTGTATTTGATAAACCCTTAAGGTATGCAGAACAAAGCTATCAAGTTGTAGCAGTTCCTGGTACTAAAGCAGATGATAAATGCTTAATAATTAAAGCTGATCTGTGGCAAACTTTTGGGGATATGTCATTGTGGATTGAAGCACTTTGCATTCATGAATGGTGTTTGTTCACAGAGAAATTACAACAGAAAAATCACTCAAAAGTGCATCGAGGTTGCATTTATGAGTTGTTAACAGATAGACCTGACAATCGCAGACCTTTAACTTGGGAACGTAACAATGTAGATTTACTGTTAATGGAAGGTACAGAGTTTGTTTGCCCTTGGACAAAAAAGCACATTTCTTATGGCATCAGGTACGATTTAGACCACCTTTTACCCGTATCTCTCTACCCCATCAATGAACTTTGGAACTTAGTACCTGCTGACCCTAATTTCAATTCACACACCAAGCGCGATCGCTTACCTTCTCAGGCAAAATTGCAACAAGCTCAACCCTCTTTAGAGTTAGCTTACAGAAACTACAGCACATCTAGTTCACTGTCTCTAGCACTCCAAGAAGATGTGGCTGTCAGATTTGCTACTATCTTCGGTGATACTGCTTGTTTTCCTGGTGTACTATCAGCTGCTGTTGTTGATCTCATTGATGTTTTTGCTGAATCTCGTAACTTAGCTCGTTTTTGA
- a CDS encoding HNH endonuclease yields the protein MNKDLAYYVKKFSPKSASNKIGLNVSPGAPNKPILLLSVIEMIATRQITKNQIPFNAELIATFLKLWSHLEPLRKPDIGLPFYHLTSDRFWHYQMKLGFEGWMKAKIKIRTPSTIRETVEYAYLDDELWLLLQNHQDRTVLTHVLIDSWFNELTQEDIEPLLQVNAFAELQDQLQRTGGKVYQPEELEDEQAVIVRDGAFRKIVVSTYNYRCAFCGLQILDSLGQNIVDGSHIKPFSQFYDDRIDNGLALCKNHHWAFDRFWFSIDDDYTIIVSNSLREESPNAKPMREFSGDRIILPAQEQYYPRRDSLQWHRDQFLRRAA from the coding sequence ATGAATAAAGATTTAGCTTACTACGTTAAGAAATTTTCTCCTAAATCCGCATCAAACAAAATAGGTTTAAACGTTAGCCCTGGCGCACCAAATAAGCCCATTTTGCTGCTGTCTGTCATCGAAATGATAGCAACGAGGCAGATCACCAAAAACCAAATCCCCTTCAATGCTGAACTTATCGCCACGTTTCTTAAACTATGGAGCCACCTGGAGCCACTACGTAAGCCAGATATAGGTTTACCTTTCTATCACCTGACCAGCGATCGCTTTTGGCATTACCAAATGAAACTGGGATTTGAGGGATGGATGAAAGCCAAAATAAAAATTAGGACTCCTAGCACCATCAGAGAAACAGTAGAGTACGCCTACCTTGATGATGAACTCTGGTTACTGCTCCAAAATCACCAAGACAGAACTGTACTAACTCATGTTTTGATTGACTCCTGGTTTAATGAGCTTACACAGGAGGATATAGAGCCGTTATTGCAAGTCAACGCCTTTGCTGAACTACAAGACCAGTTGCAACGCACTGGTGGTAAAGTTTATCAGCCAGAAGAACTAGAAGATGAGCAAGCTGTAATTGTGCGAGATGGTGCATTCCGTAAAATTGTAGTTTCAACTTATAACTACCGTTGTGCATTCTGCGGATTGCAGATACTTGACTCACTCGGACAGAACATTGTAGATGGGTCACACATCAAACCATTCTCGCAGTTCTACGATGACCGCATCGATAATGGGCTGGCACTGTGCAAAAATCATCATTGGGCATTTGACCGTTTTTGGTTCAGCATTGATGATGATTACACTATCATCGTCTCTAACAGCCTACGGGAAGAATCACCCAACGCTAAACCAATGAGGGAGTTTAGCGGCGATCGCATAATCTTACCTGCCCAAGAGCAGTATTATCCAAGGCGAGATTCTCTACAATGGCATCGTGATCAGTTTTTAAGGCGTGCTGCATGA
- a CDS encoding IS982 family transposase — MSLFPKLLDQSQFNRRARRLEGMLEELRRFWVVDLGAIFETTLLLDTKPVPVVGYKRDKRQSDFTGSADYGWCASRKMNYFGYKLVLISTLNGIPLVYSLVPASTDERLAAESVLDRVHGCRILADKGFIGGEWQSDISKITGNQIFTPKRANQLQQQPKAFESLLNSLRERIEGVFNEVQNTGRNLERLLRKKVDALCVHVTAKITSHTLRIFLRQRFGIDVLTFEQHPLA, encoded by the coding sequence TTGAGCCTATTCCCGAAATTGTTAGACCAAAGCCAGTTTAACCGAAGAGCCAGACGCTTGGAAGGAATGCTGGAAGAACTAAGACGTTTCTGGGTTGTTGACTTAGGGGCAATCTTTGAGACCACACTTTTGTTAGACACAAAACCAGTACCAGTAGTTGGCTACAAACGTGACAAACGCCAAAGTGATTTTACTGGCAGTGCTGATTATGGGTGGTGTGCCAGTCGAAAAATGAACTATTTTGGCTACAAATTGGTACTCATCAGTACCCTCAACGGCATACCCCTAGTTTACTCTTTAGTGCCAGCTAGTACTGATGAACGTCTAGCAGCCGAATCAGTTTTAGACCGTGTTCATGGCTGTCGTATCCTTGCAGATAAAGGATTTATTGGTGGCGAATGGCAGAGTGATATTTCCAAAATCACCGGCAATCAAATTTTCACTCCCAAACGAGCCAACCAACTTCAACAACAGCCAAAAGCGTTTGAGAGTTTATTAAACAGCCTGCGTGAGCGTATTGAAGGAGTCTTTAACGAGGTACAAAATACCGGACGTAATTTGGAACGTCTGCTGAGAAAGAAAGTTGATGCTCTGTGCGTTCATGTTACCGCTAAAATCACCAGTCATACTCTACGCATTTTTTTGCGTCAGCGTTTTGGTATTGATGTGCTTACTTTTGAACAGCATCCTCTGGCTTAA